CCGCTCTCGGCGCTGGCCAAGGTGAGCGAGCGCGCAGTGCCGAGCTCCATCGACCACCAGGACACCGAGCTCGCGAGCACCGTGTCGTTCAACCTTGGCGAGGGCGTCACGCTACAGGATGCACGGCGCATCGTTGCGCAGGCCGAGGCGGACATTGCCATGCCCGTGAACGTGCGCGGCAGCTTCCAGGGCACAGCGCTGGCGGCACAGCAGTCGCAGGGGCAGCAGCTGGCGCTCATCCTGGCGGCCATCGTCGTCATCTACATCGTGCTGGGCGTGCTCTATGAAAGCCTGATCCACCCGATCACGGTGCTGACCACGCTGCCTTCGGCGGGCGTCGGTGCGGTGCTGGCGCTGCTGCTGTTCCGCATGGAGTTCTCGATCATTGCGCTCATCGGGCTCTTCCTTTTGATCGGCATCGTGAAGAAGAACGCGATCCTGATCATCGACTTTGCACTCGAAGCCGAGCGCGCGCGTGGCATCTCGGCCGTGGAAGCGGTGCGCGAGGCTTGCCTGCTGCGCTTCCGGCCGATTCTCATGACCACGCTGGCCGCGGCGCTCGGCGCGCTGCCGCTGGCCATCGGCTTCGGCCAGGGCTCCGAGCTGCGCCAGCCGCTGGGCGTGGCGATCATCGGCGGCCTCGTGGCGAGCCAGCTGCTCACGCTGCTGACTACGCCCGTGGTCTACGTGTTGCTCGACAAGCTGCGCCGGCGCTCCGGCAACGAGCGGCATCTGAGCCGCGCCGCCAGTTCGCCGACATGAACAGAAGAACGAACGAACCTGCCATGAAACAACGACAACGCACTCAATCGCATCTGCCCGGCAGGCTGTCCGCACTCGTGTTGGCCGCCATGGTGGCCGGCTGCGCTGTAGGTCCCGCCTACGAGGTACCCACCGCGGCCGCGCCCGCCGGATGGAAAGAGCAGAAGACCGCCGAAGGCTGGCTCCCGGCCGCGCCGGCCGATGCGCTCGACCGCGGCGAATGGTGGAAGCTCTTTGGTGACACCACGCTCGACGAGCTGGCCGCACGCGTGCAGGTGTCGAACCAGAACATCGCCGCGGCCGTCGCCAACTACGCGCAGGCTCAGGCCCTGGTGCGGGGCGAGCGCGCGGCGCTGTTCCCGACGGTGTCGCTCGACGGCAGCGCCAGGCGAAGCGGCAACGCTGGCGGCACCAGCAACGCGGCCAGCACCTTCTCCGCGTCGCTCGGCGTCGACTGGGCACCGGATGTGTGGGGGCGGTTGCGCCAAGCCGTGAGCAGCGCGCAGGCCAACGCACAGGCCAGCGAGGCCGACCTGGCTTCGGCGCGGCTCTCGGCCGTCGGTGACCTGGCGATCAACTATTTTTCGCTGCGCGAAACCGATGCCGAGATCGTGCTGCTCGACCAGACCATCGAGGGCTATCAGCGCGCCTACGAAATCACGAGCAACCGCTACAAGGCCGGCATTGCCGCGCAGACCGACGTGCTGCAGGCGCAGACCCAGCTCGTGAGCGCGCAGGCGGAGCGCGTGGGGCTGCAGCGCACCCGCGCCACGCTGGAGCACGCCATTGCCATGCTGGTGGGCGTGGCGCCGGCCGACTTCAGCCTGCCGGCCGCGCAGTGGAC
The Variovorax paradoxus genome window above contains:
- a CDS encoding efflux transporter outer membrane subunit, with the protein product MKQRQRTQSHLPGRLSALVLAAMVAGCAVGPAYEVPTAAAPAGWKEQKTAEGWLPAAPADALDRGEWWKLFGDTTLDELAARVQVSNQNIAAAVANYAQAQALVRGERAALFPTVSLDGSARRSGNAGGTSNAASTFSASLGVDWAPDVWGRLRQAVSSAQANAQASEADLASARLSAVGDLAINYFSLRETDAEIVLLDQTIEGYQRAYEITSNRYKAGIAAQTDVLQAQTQLVSAQAERVGLQRTRATLEHAIAMLVGVAPADFSLPAAQWTPTVPGIPTGVPSTLLQRRPDIAAAERAVAAANAQIGIARSAYFPNFGLSASVGGNASRVKDLFNASNTLWALGLSVAQVVFDAGAIGASVDSAKAGHEASVARYRQTVLAAFQGVEDQLTAGAALAQQEGLRREASAAADKTEQQLLNRYRAAQVSYTEVVTAQAAALSARRTLVQLQVNRQTAAVALIQALGGGWQAGGAGGDTPLSAAQPPPLR